The following nucleotide sequence is from Streptomyces sp. HUAS CB01.
GGGCCCGCCGCAGGGTCACCGTGTCACATCCCCACGGTCAGGCGAGGAGTCCGGAGCTCTTCCACAACCGGCGCCCCGGGCCCCGGAGGACACCGATGTCGTCGAGGAAGTCCGTCAGGCGCCTGGCGCCGGACTGCATCACCTCGCGGCGGTGCCCGCTCGCCTTCACCTGGGCGACGGCCTCGCGCCGGTCCAGGCCGACGTTCTCGTAGACCTTGGGGTTGACGAAGCACACGGAGAAGACCCGGGCGGCCTCGCCGCAGCTGAGCCGGGTGAACTCCTGCTCCCAGCGCGGCGCGGTCACCATCTGGCGGCGCAGCTCCTCACGTGCGTACCGCACGTGCCGGGCCTCCTCCACCACGTGGATCCGTGTCACGCCCCGGACCAGCGTCTGGACGCGCTCGTCCGGGAAGGTCAGGCGCTGCATCCAGTCGAGGATCTCCTCGCCGAGCAGCGTGGCCGCGAAGGAGCCGGGCGTGGTGGACACGGTCTTCAGCACGCGGGCGAGGTTGTGGTAGACCCGCGGCACCGGGTACGCGGGGGCACCGCCCTTCTGGATCATCCTCGCGAACATCATCGAGTGCCGGCACTCGTCCGCTATCTCGGTCAGGGCGTACCGCACATGATTGCTGGTCACGGACTTGTCGTAGATGTGCCGCACCAGCAGCTGCATCAGGATGATCTCGAACCAGATGCCGAGCGAGGCGAGGGAGGCCGCCTCGTGCCGGGCCAGGTCCATCCGCTGTTCCTCGGACATCCGGTTCCAGAGCGGGGTGTCGTAGAGGGACACCAGCTCCGGCGGCCAGAACCACTTGTCCTCCTCGATCGGGGCGTCCCAGTCGAGCTCCTTGTCGGGGTCGAAGGAGTGCTTGGCCGAGGACTCGAGCAGGCGCGCGGCGACCTGTTCGCGGTCCCGCAGGGGCCCGAGGGCGTCGCGGAGGAGCGTGAGATCGCGTTCGGTCACAGTCATGCCACTTATGAGACTGCGCGTCAGTAAGCTCGTCAATCCCCTGTGCGGCACTTGTTGACTGCGCGTCTACCAACGTGTGAGCCTGCCAACAGACCGTCAGTTCGTCAGTGCGAGGCGAGGGAGCCTTTCGTGTCGACGTATGACCACTACACCAACCCGCCCCGGGAACCCGTCTGGTCCGTCCCGGCCACCGGCGCCGCCCGCTTCGGCTGGGAGTACGGCAACGGCCGCGACCGGCTGCTCGCCCTCTACCAGAAGGGCAAGGACAAGCAGTGGGACGGCACCAAGCGCATCGACTGGGACCTCGAGGTCGACCCGTACGACCCCCTCGGCACCCCCGACGAGGCCCTCAGCCTCTACGGAACCCGCCACTGGGCGAGGATGACGGAGAAGGACAAGGGCGACCTGCGCCGGCACTACTCCTCCTGGCAGTTCAGCCAGTTCCTGCACGGGGAGCAGGGCGCGATGGTGTGCGCGGCGCGGATCGTCGAGTCCGTACCCGACCTCGACGCGAAGTTCTACTCCGCCACCCAGACCATGGACGAGGCCCGCCACGCCGAGATCTACGGCCGCTTCCTCCACGAGAAGATCGGGATGCTGTACCCGATCAACGACAACCTCCAGGGCCTGCTCGGAGACACCCTCCGCGACTCCCGCTGGGACATGCCCTACCTCGGCATGCAGGTGCTCATCGAGGGCCTGGCGCTCGCCGCGTTCGGCATGATCCGCGACACCACCGACAAGCCGCTGCCCAAGCAGATCCTCGCCTACGTCATGCAGGACGAGGCCCGGCACGTCGCCTTCGGGCGCATGGCGCTCCGCGACTACTACAAGCAGCTCACGGACGCCGAACTGCGCGAGCGCGAGGAGTTCGTCATCGAGGGCTGCCACCTCATGCGCGACCGCCTCCGCGGACTGGAGGTCCTGGAGAACTTCGGCATCCCTCGCCGGGAGGCCGAGGAGTACACCGAGCAGTCCGAGTTCCTGCACCTCTTCCGCAAACTGCTCTTCAGCCGGATCGTGCCCTGCGTCAAGGACATCGGACTCTGGGGGGAGCGGCTCCAGAAGGCGTACGTCGACATGGGCGTCTTCGAACTCGGCGACTCCAGCCTCGACCTGCTGATGACCCAGGACGAGGAACTCGCGGAACGCCTGGACCGGGAGCGCTTCGCGGCGGAGGAGGCGGAGCGGGTGGCCGAGGTGGAGGAGGCGATCGCGGACGGGGCGAACTGACCTGGCCGCCCGGGCCGCGGCCGTCGATCACCCGATCGGACGATGCTCCGGGAAGCTGCCTGGGCACGCTGGTCGTACCAGGCAGACTCCGTCGCATGGGAGCGATCATGAGCGCCGCACGCGAGTACGGGCTGGATGACCAGTACGAGTGGCCCCGCCCGCCGGCGGACGGCTGGACGGCGGACGACCTGGACAGCCTCCCGAATCTCCCTCCGCACACGGAGCT
It contains:
- a CDS encoding AurF N-oxygenase family protein, whose translation is MTVTERDLTLLRDALGPLRDREQVAARLLESSAKHSFDPDKELDWDAPIEEDKWFWPPELVSLYDTPLWNRMSEEQRMDLARHEAASLASLGIWFEIILMQLLVRHIYDKSVTSNHVRYALTEIADECRHSMMFARMIQKGGAPAYPVPRVYHNLARVLKTVSTTPGSFAATLLGEEILDWMQRLTFPDERVQTLVRGVTRIHVVEEARHVRYAREELRRQMVTAPRWEQEFTRLSCGEAARVFSVCFVNPKVYENVGLDRREAVAQVKASGHRREVMQSGARRLTDFLDDIGVLRGPGRRLWKSSGLLA
- a CDS encoding ferritin-like domain-containing protein is translated as MSTYDHYTNPPREPVWSVPATGAARFGWEYGNGRDRLLALYQKGKDKQWDGTKRIDWDLEVDPYDPLGTPDEALSLYGTRHWARMTEKDKGDLRRHYSSWQFSQFLHGEQGAMVCAARIVESVPDLDAKFYSATQTMDEARHAEIYGRFLHEKIGMLYPINDNLQGLLGDTLRDSRWDMPYLGMQVLIEGLALAAFGMIRDTTDKPLPKQILAYVMQDEARHVAFGRMALRDYYKQLTDAELREREEFVIEGCHLMRDRLRGLEVLENFGIPRREAEEYTEQSEFLHLFRKLLFSRIVPCVKDIGLWGERLQKAYVDMGVFELGDSSLDLLMTQDEELAERLDRERFAAEEAERVAEVEEAIADGAN